The genomic stretch TAGCGGTTGTGATTTTCATAATTTCATTTCCTTTAAATTTTATAGTGAAATCAATAGTTGAGCGGTATGCTAAACCACAAAACGATCTTCTACATAAAAAACAATACTTGGCAAACAGAGTTGAAGTTAATCATTTAACGGTCCCCTTCCGACTTCAGTGCCATTATCATTGCCAGAAGCAGACCTAGCACCTCGTGTTCTATTTCCTAGCCAACGAACCACTCGCATCCCACACTAGGCCAGGTGTGGCGTAGCCTCCTAGAGCCGCACCATTGTGCTTGAGACGCAGGGAGGCAGAACCCAACCATAAGTATGAAACGAAAGAGATACACCGAAGAGCAGATCGTTGCGATTATGCGCGAGGCAGACGAAGGTCGTAACATGGATGACGTGTGCCGCGAGCACAACGTGAGCAAGGCCAGCTTCCACCGCTAGAGGAGCAAATACGGACAGACACAAGCGCGAGGTGGCCGAGTCGGGGTATGTGCTCGCTACGGGCCG from Ruficoccus amylovorans encodes the following:
- a CDS encoding transposase, producing MKRKRYTEEQIVAIMREADEGRNMDDVCREHNVSKASFHR